Proteins encoded within one genomic window of Suricata suricatta isolate VVHF042 chromosome 17, meerkat_22Aug2017_6uvM2_HiC, whole genome shotgun sequence:
- the MPP3 gene encoding MAGUK p55 subfamily member 3 isoform X2 gives MEELQATSVHSDERELLQLLSSPHLRAMLMVHDTVAQKNFDPVLPPLPDNIDEDFDEESVKIVRLVKNKEPLGATIRRDEHSGAVVVARIMRGGAADRSGLVHVGDELREVNGIAVLHKRPDEISQILAQSQGSITLKIIPATQEEGRLKDSKVFMRALFHYNPREDRAIPCQEAGLPFQRRQVLEVVSQDDPTWWQAKRVGDTNLRAGLIPSKQFQERRLSYRRATGTLPSPQSLRKPPYDQPCDKETCDCEGYLKGHYVAGLRRSFRLGRRERLGSPQEGKGSAVAESPELLTYEEVTRYQHQPGERPRLVVLIGSLGAGLHELKQKVVAENPQHFGVAVPHTTRPRKSHEKEGVEYHFVSKQAFEADLHHNKFLEHGEYKENLYGTSLDAIQAVMARNKVCLVDVEPDALQQLRTSEFKPYVIFVKPAIQEKRKTPPMSPACEDTAAPLDEEQQEMAASAAFIEQHYGHLVDSVVVKEDLQSAHGQLRVLLERLSKDTHWVPVSWVR, from the exons ATGGAGGAGCTGCAGGCCACCTCCGTGCACAGCGACGAGAGGGAGCTGCTCCAGCTGCTGTCCAGCCCCCACCTCAGG GCCATGCTCATGGTCCACGACACGGTTGCCCAAAAGAATTTCGACCCTGTTCTTCCCCCTCTGCCCGATAATATTGACGAGGATTTTGATGAAGAATCTGTGAAGATTGTCCGCCTGGTGAAGAACAAGGAGCCTCTG GGCGCCACCATCCGGCGGGATGAGCACTCAGGGGCTGTCGTGGTGGCCCGGATCATGCGAGGAGGCGCAGCGGACCGGAGCG GTCTGGTCCACGTTGGAGACGAACTCCGAGAAGTGAATGGGATCGCAGTCCTGCATAAGCGCCCGGATGAGATCAGCCAGATTCTG GCGCAGTCCCAGGGGTCCATCACCCTGAAAATCATCCCAGCCACCCAGGAGGAGGGCCGGCTGAAGGACAGCAAG GTGTTCATGCGGGCGCTCTTCCACTACAACCCTCGGGAGGACCGGGCCATTCCCTGCCAGGAGGCGGGCCTGCCTTTCCAGCGCCGGCAGGTCCTGGAGGTGGTGAGCCAGGACGATCCCACGTGGTGGCAGGCCAAGCGAGTAGGGGACACCAACCTCCGGGCGGGCCTCATCCCCTCCAAGCAGTTCCAGGAAAG GCGACTAAGCTACCGGAGAGCCACGGGCACCCTGCCGAGTCCCCAGAGCCTGAGGAAGCCCCCCT ATGATCAGCCTTGTGACAAAG AGACGTGTGACTGCGAAGGGTACCTCAAAGGGCATTATGTGG cTGGTCTTCGGAGAAGCTTCCGGCTGGGCCGAAGGGAGAGACTGGGAAGCCCCCAGGAAGGAAAGGGGTCTGCAGTAGCCGAGTCTCCAGAGCTGCTGACCTATGAGGAGGTGACCAGGTACCAGCACCAGCCTGGTGAGCGGCCCCGCCTGGTGGTCCTGATTG GGTCTCTGGGAGCCGGACTGCATGAGCTGAAGCAGAAGGTGGTGGCAGAGAACCCACAGCACTTTGGTGTTGCTGTTCCAC acaCCACCAGGCCCCGAAAGAGCCATGAGAAGGAGGGGGTGGAATATCACTTTGTCTCTAAGCAAGCATTCGAGGCTGACCTACATCACAACAA GTTCCTGGAACACGGTGAATATAAGGAAAATCTCTATGGGACCAGCCTGGATGCCATTCAGGCCGTGATGGCCAGAAACAAAGTGTGTTTGGTGGACGTGGAGCCGGAT GCACTGCAACAACTGAGGACctcagagttcaagccctatgttatATTTGTAAAGCCTGCAAtacaggaaaaaaggaagacGCCGCCTATGTCCCCGgcttgtgaggacacagcagccccactt GATGAGGAGCAGCAGGAGATGGCTGCCTCCGCTGCCTTCATAGAGCAGCACTACGGGCACCTGGTGGACTCCGTGGTGGTGAAGGAAGACCTCCAGAGCGCGCACGGCCAGCTCCGAGTGCTTCTAGAGAGGCTGAGCAAGGACACTCACTGGGTGCCTGTTAGCTGGGTCAGGTAA
- the MPP3 gene encoding MAGUK p55 subfamily member 3 isoform X1, which yields MPVLSEDSGLHETLALLTSQLRPDSNHKEEMGFLRDVFSEKSLSYLMKIHEKLRYYERQSPTPVLHSAVALAEDVMEELQATSVHSDERELLQLLSSPHLRAMLMVHDTVAQKNFDPVLPPLPDNIDEDFDEESVKIVRLVKNKEPLGATIRRDEHSGAVVVARIMRGGAADRSGLVHVGDELREVNGIAVLHKRPDEISQILAQSQGSITLKIIPATQEEGRLKDSKVFMRALFHYNPREDRAIPCQEAGLPFQRRQVLEVVSQDDPTWWQAKRVGDTNLRAGLIPSKQFQERRLSYRRATGTLPSPQSLRKPPYDQPCDKETCDCEGYLKGHYVAGLRRSFRLGRRERLGSPQEGKGSAVAESPELLTYEEVTRYQHQPGERPRLVVLIGSLGAGLHELKQKVVAENPQHFGVAVPHTTRPRKSHEKEGVEYHFVSKQAFEADLHHNKFLEHGEYKENLYGTSLDAIQAVMARNKVCLVDVEPDALQQLRTSEFKPYVIFVKPAIQEKRKTPPMSPACEDTAAPLDEEQQEMAASAAFIEQHYGHLVDSVVVKEDLQSAHGQLRVLLERLSKDTHWVPVSWVR from the exons ATGCCGGTGCTGTCTGAGGACTCCG GTTTGCACGAGACCCTGGCACTGTTGACGTCTCAGCTCAGACCTGACTCTAACCACAAGGAAGAGATGGGCTTCTTGAGGGACGTTTTCAGTGAAAAAAGCCTCAGTTACTTGATGAAG ATTCACGAGAAGCTTCGCTATTACGAGAGGCAAAGTCCAACCCCAGTTCTGCACAGCGCCGTGGCCCTTGCTGAAGAT GTGATGGAGGAGCTGCAGGCCACCTCCGTGCACAGCGACGAGAGGGAGCTGCTCCAGCTGCTGTCCAGCCCCCACCTCAGG GCCATGCTCATGGTCCACGACACGGTTGCCCAAAAGAATTTCGACCCTGTTCTTCCCCCTCTGCCCGATAATATTGACGAGGATTTTGATGAAGAATCTGTGAAGATTGTCCGCCTGGTGAAGAACAAGGAGCCTCTG GGCGCCACCATCCGGCGGGATGAGCACTCAGGGGCTGTCGTGGTGGCCCGGATCATGCGAGGAGGCGCAGCGGACCGGAGCG GTCTGGTCCACGTTGGAGACGAACTCCGAGAAGTGAATGGGATCGCAGTCCTGCATAAGCGCCCGGATGAGATCAGCCAGATTCTG GCGCAGTCCCAGGGGTCCATCACCCTGAAAATCATCCCAGCCACCCAGGAGGAGGGCCGGCTGAAGGACAGCAAG GTGTTCATGCGGGCGCTCTTCCACTACAACCCTCGGGAGGACCGGGCCATTCCCTGCCAGGAGGCGGGCCTGCCTTTCCAGCGCCGGCAGGTCCTGGAGGTGGTGAGCCAGGACGATCCCACGTGGTGGCAGGCCAAGCGAGTAGGGGACACCAACCTCCGGGCGGGCCTCATCCCCTCCAAGCAGTTCCAGGAAAG GCGACTAAGCTACCGGAGAGCCACGGGCACCCTGCCGAGTCCCCAGAGCCTGAGGAAGCCCCCCT ATGATCAGCCTTGTGACAAAG AGACGTGTGACTGCGAAGGGTACCTCAAAGGGCATTATGTGG cTGGTCTTCGGAGAAGCTTCCGGCTGGGCCGAAGGGAGAGACTGGGAAGCCCCCAGGAAGGAAAGGGGTCTGCAGTAGCCGAGTCTCCAGAGCTGCTGACCTATGAGGAGGTGACCAGGTACCAGCACCAGCCTGGTGAGCGGCCCCGCCTGGTGGTCCTGATTG GGTCTCTGGGAGCCGGACTGCATGAGCTGAAGCAGAAGGTGGTGGCAGAGAACCCACAGCACTTTGGTGTTGCTGTTCCAC acaCCACCAGGCCCCGAAAGAGCCATGAGAAGGAGGGGGTGGAATATCACTTTGTCTCTAAGCAAGCATTCGAGGCTGACCTACATCACAACAA GTTCCTGGAACACGGTGAATATAAGGAAAATCTCTATGGGACCAGCCTGGATGCCATTCAGGCCGTGATGGCCAGAAACAAAGTGTGTTTGGTGGACGTGGAGCCGGAT GCACTGCAACAACTGAGGACctcagagttcaagccctatgttatATTTGTAAAGCCTGCAAtacaggaaaaaaggaagacGCCGCCTATGTCCCCGgcttgtgaggacacagcagccccactt GATGAGGAGCAGCAGGAGATGGCTGCCTCCGCTGCCTTCATAGAGCAGCACTACGGGCACCTGGTGGACTCCGTGGTGGTGAAGGAAGACCTCCAGAGCGCGCACGGCCAGCTCCGAGTGCTTCTAGAGAGGCTGAGCAAGGACACTCACTGGGTGCCTGTTAGCTGGGTCAGGTAA